One segment of Salvia hispanica cultivar TCC Black 2014 unplaced genomic scaffold, UniMelb_Shisp_WGS_1.0 HiC_scaffold_658, whole genome shotgun sequence DNA contains the following:
- the LOC125199751 gene encoding uncharacterized protein LOC125199751, which produces MENPNGNNEEVPPPPPPPLNQDQIILQLQQQMEEMRREREEERRREAPVRNAFGNVNIPMPPIDPRVNANNFELKTALIQFVEQRVFSGRPTEDPNMHLAKFLEIANTTKLNGVPEDTIKLRLFPFSLTGYARDWFDNLEPGSVISWDDLAKKFLERFFPLSSTLNLQAEISHFKMKSQESMFEAWERFNALLKKCPNHGLSPGHQVSLFYNGCSEFIKSQLDFGSGGSFLDKGVDECKKMLQRLAYTSKSWSSGRDGSMPVASVVDSDAFNLLNQQMMILNQKVDSISLGMAPNVEPQPTVEDVNYVHQGGNQRNFYNYRPNNGGGNYRPSFNTHPNLSYGNPNNAIQPSGVNNSPSTSKSSSDVTNELLKALMEKTDGIMEHSTKRIDK; this is translated from the coding sequence ATGGAAAATCCAAATGGGAACAACGAGGAAGtaccacctccacctccacctccccttaatcaagaccaaatcatCCTCCAACTACAACAACAAATGGAGGAGATGAGAAGGGAAAGAGAGGAGGAAAGGAGAAGAGAGGCACCGGTTAGAAATGCATTTGGGAACGTTAATATCCCAATGCCACCCATTGATCCAAGAGTAAATGCCAACAATTTTGAGTTGAAGACGGCATTGATCCAATTTGTGGAGCAACGTGTTTTCTCGGGAAGGCCCACGGAGGATCCTAATATGCACTTAGCCAAATTCTTGGAGATTGCCAACACTACCAAGCTTAATGGGGTTCCCGAAGATACAATCAAGCTTAGGCTATTCCCATTCTCATTGACGGGATATGCTAGAGATTGGTTTGATAACCTTGAGCCGGGCTCGGTTATAAGTTGGGACGACTTAGCCAAAAAGTTCTTGGAGAGGTTCTTCCCTCTTAGCTCTACTCTCAACCTACAAGCGGAGATCTCCCACTTTAAAATGAAGAGCCAAGAGTCTATGTTCGAAGCATGGGAGAGATTCAATGCTTTGTTGAAGAAGTGTCCTAACCATGGGTTGTCTCCGGGCCATCAAGTGAGCCTTTTCTATAATGGATGCTCGGAATTTATCAAAAGTCAACTAGACTTTGGTTCGGGGGGATCATTCTTGGACAAAGGGGTTGATGAGTGCAAGAAGATGCTTCAAAGGCTTGCATACACTAGCAAGAGTTGGAGCTCGGGTCGAGATGGCTCTATGCCGGTAGCTTCGGTTGTTGATTCGGATGCATTCAATCTCCTCAACCAACAAATGATGATTCTCAATCAAAAGGTGGATAGCATAAGTTTGGGGATGGCACCCAATGTAGAGCCTCAACCTACCGTAGAGGATGTTAATTATGTGCATCAAGGAGGAAATCAAAGGAACTTCTACAATTATCGCCCCAACAATGGGGGTGGTAATTATCGTCCATCCTTCAATACACATCCAAATCTTTCGTATGGGAATCCGAATAATGCTATTCAACCAAGTGGGGTTAACAATTCACCTAGCACTTCAAAGTCTTCAAGTGATGTTACCAATGAGCTTCTAAAAGCTTTGATGGAGAAGACCGATGGGATTATGGAACACTCTACCAAGAGGATTGATAAA